acaattagtttgggttattttaacataggattgtttcttgtaaattttggttttgtaaattgttccttgtccatcataggaggtaggcagtttttcgggtccagtaatggacacttgcaaaataacatcatttctttatatctttggagcaacaaactagtatgttttataccttatctcatgcttaatgcagtaagtaaaacgcattcaagattacaccgtgcgttatttttttattattttatacatgaactcatctctcttagcaacattactaagaattcgtcttgatatttttttcagtaaactggtgaattttatcttgtctccaaatccttcagaaataaccgaattaattgaaacttcaaaattaaacagctctacaactctagtttatagtacatagccgtcagtttttagaaacgtattttagatacttatttttaaggatttgtgtttttttgtccataatggcatcaccgtccattatggggtattttaccttatgtGGAGTTCAAAATTGGAGTAAGTAAGATATTAGGGATACCTAATTTGTTTGAAATTCGTCCAATGTCCAATAAAGAAAACTAactgttatccatactaatattataaatgggaaagtgtgtgtgtctgtttgtttgtccgtctttcacgtctaaacggatcgacgaattgatgtgattttttaagtggagatagctgatgcgatggagagtgacataggctactttgtctctttctaacgcgagcgaagccgcgggaaaaagctagtagtagtagtagttcgcctttgtacttataataagctctttttcctgtgtgttgtattattttctggtacaataatagttatttgttatacaagggggcaaagttgtattttaacgccgagtgtggaattgaaaaacgagcaagtgaaaggattctatagttgaaccacgagcgaagcgagtggttcaagaatagaatcctgaacttgcgagttttttaacacacgagaagtaaaatacatttgcacccgagtgtaacacaaaacttttcccctcactatagcgaggaaaccacaacgcaaaaaatgcgtttaatcactgcttccagtagttccacaggtggtaagtcatctttattacgagattcaccaacttttatcaattttaaagcagttattttgactttattcaaggtcaaattactttacccactagtggataaaatgcgtttttacccgctggtattaaaggacaaaacacgtgtttccgagctagtgaggggaaaagtgttttactactactactactatatatatatgtatattcaaGTGCTTCTTCCGATTTCTgtatagtccatttcaaatacgaaggcccgattgCACTTGAGACGGTCAATTAGCGTTAACAATAGGATTAGTGATAACAAAAGATACCTGATTGCACCGACAAAAAGATTGCACCGACgcgtgccaatttgaagtgggCCTAATTAGATAAGAAAAGGCAAACATTATGAGCCCTATTGCTAAGTTTCGAGTGCCATCGGGCcatcgtatttgaaatggactatacACAACAAAACAAAGCTATCTCCGGTTAAGACAAGACTATTACTGGTACATATACTTATGCATATTCAGAATAAACAGAACGTCAAGTTTATACGGATCCAATTTCGTGTACAAATCTATCCCGATACGGAAATTGAAGTCATGTTCCGGTTCGACTAGGAATAAGTTTATGTAATAATATTTCACGCTGTATCCGCTGTAACGACAGCGTCACCCGCGTTGGATGTTCAGGACAATCAACTATTAGGTGAGCTCAGTGAAATATAACACGTTTCAACCGTTGGTTTATTTACGCTGTCACCAATATCGTAGAATCCTaatagagataaatttaagttaaaatacctgcgtgcgtagctaaatgcacaaacgctcacgaaacgctcacgaaacgaaacgctcgtagatatctacatatctctatcgctcgtgggtattggcgcgacagagccaaattacctttcgcggcgtttcgttttcgtttcgcgtcgtagaaatgccattcggctacggggctagGACAATCGACTGTTACGCGGGTGAGCTCAACGAGATGTAACACTTTTCAAATGTTGGTTTTCGGTGTCGCCAATATCGTATATAGAGATAAATCTATtaagttaggtattttacctGACCTCGCTCTTTTACCTAAGTACATTGTAAATATTGAGTTTTAGACAGATGTATCTAAGTACCTACAAAAACGCCTGCCggcctaacgccgtgtcttgcgtgggcgacggtcgcgcgaccgtcgcgtctcatacttccatatcgataaggtttgatttcgtatgcgtcgcatcgcagtcgtgcgaccatcgcgcgaccgtcgcccacgcaagccacggcgtaactgAAATGACAATCAAAACGCAGTCGGGCTCTGTAACACCAATAtggaagagcaatagagatcgGTATTATTGTAcgagtttgtgcatttggcttcgTACCCTGTTTCCCGTAGAAATTGGTAGGACACCACGGATTCCTAATTGCAAAACATGACATACTATTTCTTTCGCTTTTCGTAACATTCCTCATAGACCACCGTATGTTTCGGGTGCTCTTGGTTCTTTCCCCAATGTTGCCAGTCATCCTTTCTCAATGTTTCCTTTATCACATTGTTTCTACTTACACTTCTCAACGACCATATTTCCACTGCATTCACTTGGCTTTGGTGCTTACTTTCGCTAAGCATAATACGAGTACGTAAGTATGGGCAGAGGCACCAACATCCCAAGATAAAGAATAGATATACGTTTAACCCTACCTACCGCTAACCCTCTTTGGTCTCGGCCTACTGAATGAACAAAAGCATGTCAACAAGTCATTCATTCACTCAAAATGGCGGCCGACTCAATCAAAGACCGGAATAGTCAAACAGCGGAGCGCGCGTTGACTTTAGCCGTGCTGTGTATACGGAATGCGAAAATGCAATTGGCCAAGTTGTCAGGTTGTTTGTCATTATTACGTGATTGTTTATAATACCGTCGACACCATTTACTGACCTTTCGAAAACCTTATTGCAGCGCAGCGGTATTAAGGTACATTAGTACATATATGTCTTCGTCGGTATGACAGGTTGATATTCGTAGTCACATCACACGGCGTAACTGTCTCGTCGACACATCTGCCAATCACTCATAACTATGTCAATCACTATCTGACAAATGCAGGAATACTTGTAGCTTGTAGAGTCAGGTCAAACTAAGTTTGCAACTATTTTTAAAGCTTCGCCTCTACAAGTCAAAACATCATAATTTTATCGAAGCTTGAAGtttaaaatgacattttgcattgGTGACCTCTCAAAATCGTTGCTTAAAACTTATCTTGAATTGACTCTAACtttgattatgtttttattttaagtaggtatgtaagctTCTTCGAACGTTACTTTTTCGATATTgacaaaattttatttaaatgttctaACTAATTCTAATTCtaagagtttttataaataatattactgAATCTGGACGTCGTAAAACAAGCTAAATAAAAGCTTTATACGTTTTCTTTGACATTGTTAATTCCACTGTGTTTAGTTTTGTATTAGAAAAAATATCGAAATCGTTAACTTTGGAATGTTTACATAAAGACACCGGTTTCCCCGAATTTTTTGCTCCAGTTAACTTCAGCTAATACAATTTAATGTTAAGGTAAAACAAATTTCTATTTGTAGCCGTACCCAGAACTAGGGGCGTCCTAAAACGACGAACAAACGTTTGTTCCTAATTTGAAATGCAAAAGCACGTTACCGTTTAGAAGCGATTGAAATCGATCGGATAAAAGATTGTCACACAAGCGGATATAAcgttgtaattttattttaagtgaatttattttaaaaataaggcTATTTCTTTGGAACATGTAGAGTTGAATATTAAAGACTCGAAGACACTATTAAACTCTCCTTGTATACTAGATAAAGACAGTTTAGGATTTCTTAAGTCGAGAAAATATTGTGTCAAAATTCTTTTGCTGTGGAAAAATgtttgtagttaagaacaaagtaCTTCAGCTTAGATTATAACAGAAAGTTTTCGTGAAAATTAGTAAGGTATTTCACAAATCAAACTTGTTTAAGCTAAATATCCATTGTTCATCTCCACTTTACTCTAGCGCTCTTGTAACAACCAAACTTTGAAACCTAATACTTATTTTATTCCTATCTTAGACTCGTAGACTTCCATAATAAATTCTGATTTTGACAGATTTCCAATTCTCTAAGAGCTGATGAACATAATTACAAAGTCAGTagtaaaataatagtaataaaggATATAAAGTTAATTCCAAAGCTACGTTTTGTGTGTCACACGCCTTAGCTTGAGGTTTTAGGACAGATTTTAGTTTGCAAATCGTTCTTGTTTGGTTCCCCATTTCGGAACCGCGTTTTACATACAAGTAGGTTCCCCTACATACCTAGGTATAGACTTTATTGATTCAATCTGTCTTTTATTtgcatatttttattgtaaatatttttgaaatacgagACAATCTTAGGTAACTTAATTGCTGAACGCACggaataaaattaaattgagtAACAATGTTAATGCTTACAGTTACATTTCTGCCGTATTCTTCTTAAGCACCATCgaatactgaaataaagtattaGAACAATgacaataattacaaataagATTAACGCCGCTAGATCCAAGTACGCTTTCTGATACGAAGGTACCAGGAGTGCAGGGGATCGAAGGTATGTGGCCCCGCGAGTGATGACCACGTGCTCCACCCAGTGCACCAGCTCTTTGCCTGGAGACACGGGACGGTGGTGATACGTGCGAGACACTCGCTTCATGTTGTCCCGGTACCTAGAAATGGTAGAAAATGTAATAAGTGTGCTCTTATCTCATAAACTACTCATTATTAGGCAAAAGTGGTAAAGTACAGCggcggagcaaatctcgactgggggacaaatgtaactggtccattttttcaatagagtgtccaccggtcatatatggtaggcgtgttcagtgaatatatgtagaactcaacatcatagtgtaatatttgaaaaaatggattagttacaattgccccccagtcgagatttgccccgctgtatatcTCCAACATCTACAGAAAGAACTCATGCGTTGAATGGCGGTAGGAGATAGATACTGAAATAAGTTTCCGACATttataaccagagatcggacggatttgcgacattcttagtgacttacatcattttaatgacttttagtatgagatgacgcacaaaaatccgatctctgtttATAACAGACGAACCGTCATGTCCGGCATAACTACTATAACTAGTAACCCTATATGTGACACTGgccaaatatatatattttaaaggCAAGATGCTAAGGACTTACTTCCAATCTGTAAGCATCATTCTCAACGCATCCCTCAATTCTGACGCAAGCCCAGGGCCATTTTCCAGCTTGATAGCAATCTGTTTCTTAACAGCAGCTGCTGCATTACTGTATTGGTCACCAGCATGCGGTATTGTTATCATAGGCAccccgaaatgtatcgcttctATGAGGGACAGAAGACCCCCATGGGTGATGAAAACTTTTGTGTTTGGGTGGTCTAAAATTTAAGATAAACATCACTTAatattataatggttttcaacaGCCAACCAAATATCGATTGGTAGAGAAGGAAAATTCTCGAATGATTTTCTACGAAGctcaaaaacacaaaataattatataaatccaAACGAATCACTTACTCAATATACTAATCTGAGGAGCCCATTGGAGCAAATGTACGTTTTTCGGAAGATTTTCCAAGCGTAAATCTAATTTCCATAAAACTGTTTGGTTTAAGCTTCTGAACAATTCTAAAATTTCCTTGCGTATTCCACCTTCCATGTTTTTTGCGGAGTTCGTCGTCCCGAAGCTAAAGTAAATAACACCTTGCGGTGACGCGTCCATAATGGATTGTAAATCCTGAAAATAACAATGCAAACGAATCAAAAATAAACTTGATAAAACAGTGGTTGATAAAAACAGTTAaattttttgatttatttcgCGAAATTCTTgcgtcaaattccatataaaatggtgggttaacctggGATTAACCCTCCTTTATCGGCGGTGCAAGTGATAGTCATCTTGAATCTTAAACATCTCTATCGCTTTTTTGTTCAGATGAGACAGAGCCAGGGTACATAGcgaaatgcacaaacgcttacaatTATATCGCTATCGTAGACGCGACAAAGCGTGCTGTGTTTCTATTGGCGTCTAGCGTCatcgattgtcatttcggcaaGGCCGGCAGTATGCCACGGAGCATCAACATACTTGAATAGGCACAGTCAATATAGACCGACCAATAAGTTACATACCACATCTAAATCCTCTACCGGCAATTTGATGTGGTAACCAGCTATCTCCTTCACACTCGGGGGCAGCCTCCACGGCGTCGCGACAGACGGATGTGTGTTCACCAACATCATCGAGTAGTTGTTCGGTATTTCTGTGTAAGGCAGCAGATCTCTTCCCGTCATCATGGCAGCGGATTTGAAGATGGTGTCGTAGATTTCTAGTTCTAGAGGATGGATTTTGTGTCTGAAACATATTTAACGTTTAGTACCTTTTAATTGATATGGCTCCCATTAAATTAAATCGTTCCGGAATTGTGCGCCGAAGTCGTTAAATGTTAAGGCGCCGAAATTGCACTCAAACGGCCTAACCAAtttgacaatcgttgacgttacctgacaatcgaaacgcagtctgtcgcGTTACTACAGAAGCATGATATGGAAAGGTAGCAACGATGCACTTACGAAGTGTAAGCGATTGAAACGTtgcgttggctaggtaccctggtcATAAATAGTCACTATCAATCAAATTTAGATACGTCTGTCGATCAACATTTTTTACGTCTTTAACCGCCTGACCTGAACATAACTGATTGTAATGAAATTTCCAAGCACATTGatgtttatttactttatttaatgTTGCTGAAAAGTACCGTAATGAAAATCATCGGCATGGAAATCAAttattagacgaccggtctggctcagtcggtagtgaccctgcctgctaagccgcggtcctgggttcgaatcccggtaagggcatttatttgtgtgatgagcatcagatatttttatattaaaggaaaaattaatttagtatgggttagcacattgttactggtgaattctcaatgtaacttgatactccagtgccgttacaagatgtaatagtctgtcggtagatggcgctagacgtcaccccaagacgtatgtacaaaaggaaaggcatggaaagatttgcgaagtccggcgtggcttccgtagctcaattggtaagagcattgcacggattgcaaaaaggatgcgggttcaagtcccgccggaagcgtaaatttttccattttttcctttaatataaaaatgtttagaatcgttagcagacgtttctgcttaataaaaattaattcatcagatatttgttcctgagtcatggatgtttcctatgtatataagtatatatttatctatttaagtatgtatatcgtcgcttagcacccatagtacgagccatgcttagtttggagctaagttgatctgtgtaaggtgtccccaaccaactaaaaccaaaaattttggctcag
This genomic window from Leguminivora glycinivorella isolate SPB_JAAS2020 chromosome 1, LegGlyc_1.1, whole genome shotgun sequence contains:
- the LOC125227612 gene encoding UDP-glucosyltransferase 2-like, with product MHGLFINRTILLFILSFLTDICASYEILVIFPEPTKSHGILGDGYVRNLLDANHKVTYITPFPWKEPPSNLTQIDISSNLATSGEYFQNLTVEYPNNYDFLQMLSYTMGRLVVTHPAVQAFLRKPDVRFDVVVAEWIDSEMYSSFAGYFSAPLIWSVSTQLYWQPIRLMDEVPNPSYSADVNSGYLPPLTFIQRLKELNVQIRKLWILRHKIHPLELEIYDTIFKSAAMMTGRDLLPYTEIPNNYSMMLVNTHPSVATPWRLPPSVKEIAGYHIKLPVEDLDVDLQSIMDASPQGVIYFSFGTTNSAKNMEGGIRKEILELFRSLNQTVLWKLDLRLENLPKNVHLLQWAPQISILNHPNTKVFITHGGLLSLIEAIHFGVPMITIPHAGDQYSNAAAAVKKQIAIKLENGPGLASELRDALRMMLTDWKYRDNMKRVSRTYHHRPVSPGKELVHWVEHVVITRGATYLRSPALLVPSYQKAYLDLAALILFVIIVIVLILYFSIRWCLRRIRQKCNCKH